The genomic DNA CCGGGTACCGTGGGGAGATCAAGGTGATCGTGGTGAATCTCGACCCGTACGAGTCGGTACGGTTCGAGCGCTTCGACCGGATCGCCCAACTGGTCGTCCAGCAGGTCGAGAGGGTCCGCTTCCAGGAGGTCGCGGAGCTTCCCGAATCGGCGCGGGCCGAGGGGGGCTTCGGGTCCACCGGCGGTCACGCCGCCGTGGGCGGCACCACGGGTGGGAATCGATACGCTTCGGTCGTATCCGACCGGGAAGGACAGTGACGTGTTCGGACGTCGCAAGAAGGGCACTGCCGCCGAGGACGCGGCGAGCGAGGCCGAGCAGGTCGTCGACGACGTCGACACTGGGGCGGACGAAGCAGCGGTCGAGCGCGTGAAGCTCGAACCGGAGCCCCGCCCCGACGGACCCTGGGACGACTCGGAGATCGGCGACCCCGCCGAGGGCCGGGTGGACCTGGGCGGTCTGTTCGTGCCGGGAGTCGACGGCATGGAGCTGCGGGTCGAGGTCGCGGGTGACGCGATCGTCGCCGCCACCGTGGTCCTCAAGGACAGTGCCATCCAGTTGCAGGCCTTCGCCGCTCCCAAGCGCGAGGGCATCTGGGGTGAGGTCCGCGAGGAGATCGCCAGCGGCATCACCCAGCAGGGCGGCATCGTCGACGAGGTCGAGGGGCCGTTGGGCTGGGAGCTGCGCGCGCAGGTCCCGGTGCAGTTGCCGGACGGCACGGGCGGTTTCCAGGTCGTGCGGTTCGTCGGTGTGGACGGTTCGCGCTGGTTCCTGCGCGGGGTGATCTCCGGGCAGGGCGCGGTGCAGCCGCAGGCGGCCGGTCTGCTGGAGCAGATCTTCCGGGACACGGTCGTCGTGCGCGGCGAGGGCCCGATGGCGCCCCGCGACCCGATCGTCCTGAAGCTGCCGAACGACGCCCAGATGGTTCCCGAGGGCGTCCAGCAGGAGGAGGCGGGTTCCCGCTTCTCCGGCGGCATGGGCCAGTTGCAGCGCGGACCGGAGATCACCGAGGTCCGCTAGACAGAACAGGCAGACACGAAAGGGCCCTACCCCTCCCCGGGGTACGGCCCTTCGTCGTGCGCGCACTCTTGACGGCCCATTGGTCTGTACCTATGGTCTCGGCTCAACGCCCGAGTTCATCAGGGTGCTCCTTGTTCACATACGAGAACGGAGTCACCGTGCGCCGCGCTGCCCTGCTCTCCGTCGTCACCGCGCTGGTCCTGGGCTTCTTCGCCCAGCCCGGCACCACCGCCCAGGCCGCCCCCGCCACCTTCGTCCATCCCGGAGTCGATGTCTCCAGGAGCCAGTTGGACTTCGCCCGCACCGAGGTCCTCGCCGGCGCCCAGCCCTGGAAGGGCGCCTACGACCAGATGATGGCCAGCTCCTACGCCGGCCTGACCCGGACCCCGAAGCCCAGAGCCGTCGTCGAGTGCGGCTCGTACTCCAACCCCAACTACGGCTGCACCGACGAGCGCGAGGACGCGATCGCGGCCTACACCGACGCGCTCGCCTGGTACATCACCAAGGACGCGCGCTACGCCCAGAAGGCCATCGAGATCATGGACGCCTGGTCGGCCACGATCACCAGCCACACCAACAGCAACGCGCCCCTGCAGACCGGCTGGGCCGGCTCCTCCTGGCCCAAGGCCGCCGAGATCATCAAGTACACGTACACCGGGACGTGGACCAACTCGGCCCGCTTCGCGACCATGCTGCGCAACGTCTACCTGCCCGAGATCATCAACGGCTCCAATTCCAACGGGAACTGGGAGCTGACGATGATGGACGCCGCCGTCGGCATCTCCGTCTTCCTGGAGGACAAGACGTCGTACGACAAGGCCATGGCGCTCTTCCGGACGCGCACGGCCGCGTACATCTACCTCGCCTCGGACGGTTCCGTACCGAAGACCGTGCCGAGCCAGAACCTCAACACCACGGCGAAGATCGTCAGTTACTGGCAGGGCCAGTCGACCTTCGTCACCGGGCTCACCCAGGAGACGTGCCGCGACTTCACGCACACCGGGTACGGCCTCTCCTCGATCTCGCACGTCGCCGAGACCAGCCGGATCCAGGGCACGGACCTGTACGGCACCGACGTGGGCGAGCGGCTGCGGCAGGCGCTCGGGTTCCAGGCCAAGTACCAGCTCGGGACGGCCGTGCCGAGCTGGCTGTGCGGCGGGTCGCTGACCCTCGGGCTCGGGCCCGTCACCGAGGTCGGCTACAACGCCCTGCACAACCGTCTGGGCATCGCCATGACCAACACCCAGACGCTCACCCTCAACAACCGCCCGGCCGGCAGCAACAACCTCTTCGTGGCGTGGGAGACCCTCACGCACGGCGACAACCCCAACTGAACAGCGCCCTGACCCTGATGCCCGTACGGTGCCGTACGGGCATCAGGGATGCGTCAAAGACGTCCCGTACCGCGCCCGCCACCCCATTTGTCGGACTTATTGGCCGTAAAGTCGACGCTGCGTACAGAGCTGTGACGGGAAGACAATGGGGCCATGGGACGCGGCAAGCTTCGGATCTACCTCGGTGCGGCACCGGGCGTCGGCAAGACGTACGCCATGCTGTCCGAGGCCCACCGCAGGGTGGAGCGGGGCACCGACTGCGTGGTCGCCTTCGTGGAGCACCACGACAGGGCCCGCACCGAGGTGATGCTGCACGGCCTGGAGCAGGTCCCGCGCGTGGAGCTGGCCTACCGGGGGACCGTCTTCACCGAGATGGACGTCGACGCGGTGCTGCGCCGCGCCCCCGCCGTCGCCCTGGTGGACGAACTCGCCCACACCAACATCCCGGGCTCCCGCAACACCAAGCGCTGGCAGGACATCGAGGAGCTGCTCGCGGCCGGCATCGACGTGGTGTCGACCGTCAACATCCAGCACCTTGAGTCCCTGGGTGACGTGGTCGAGTCGATCACCGGGGTCCGGCAGCAGGAGACCGTGCCCGACGAGGTCGTCCGCCGGGCCGACCAGATCGAGCTCGTCGACATGTCGCCACAGGCGCTACGGCGCCGCATGGCGCACGGCAACATCTACAAGCCCGACAAGGTCGACGCGGCCCTCTCGAACTACTTCCGGCCCGGAAACCTCACCGCCCTGCGGGAGTTGGCGCTGCTGTGGGTGGCCGACCGGGTCGACGAGTACCTCCAGGAGTACCGCAGCGAACATCAGGTCTCGGCGATCTGGGGTTCCCGCGAGCGGATCGTCGTCGGGCTGACCGGCGGTCCCGAAGGACGGACGCTGATACGACGGGCCGCGCGGCTCGCCGAGAAGGGGGCCGGCGGTGAGGTACTGGCCGTCTACATCTCCCGCAGCGACGGCCTGACCTCGGCCTCCCCGAAGGAACTCGCCCTCCAGCGCACGCTCGCCGAGGACCTCGGCGGCACCTTCCACCACGTCGTCGGCGACGACATCCCGGCCGCGCTGCTCGACTTCGCACGCGGGGTGAACGCCACGCAGATCGTCCTCGGCTCCTCGCGGCGCAAGACCTGGCAGTACGTCTTCGGGCCGGGGGTGGGTGCCACGGTCGCCCGTGAGTCCGGCCCCGACCTGGACGTCCACATCGTCACCCACGAGGAGGTCGCCAAGGGGCGCGGGCTGCCCGTGTCCCGGGGCGCGCGGCTCGGGCGGGCCCGGATCGTCTCGGGGTGGCTGGTCGGCGTGGTCGGGCCGGTGGGGCTCGCGTTCCTCCTGAACGCCATCCACCTCGGCCTCGCCAACGACATGCTGCTGTTCCTGTCCCTGACGGTGGCGGCGGCGCTGCTCGGCGGGCTGCTGCCGGCGCTGGTCTCGGCGGCCCTCGGCTCGTTCCTGCTGAACTACTACTACACACCCCCGCTGCACCGGCTGACCATCGCCGACCCCAAGAACATCGTCGCCATCGCGATCTTCGTCGGTGTCGCCGTGTCCGTGGCCTCGGTCGTGGACCTGGCCGCGCGACGCACCCAGCAGGCCGCCAGACTGCGCGCCGAGTCCGAGATCCTGTCCTTCCTCGCGGGCAGCGTGCTGCGCGGCGAGACCAGCCTCGAAGCGCTCCTGGAACGGGTCCGGGAGACCTTCGGCATGGAGTCCGTGGCGCTGCTGGAGCGCCAGAGCGACGTGGACCCCTGGACCTGCGCGGGCCGGGTGGGCGTGGGAGTGCCGCTGGAGCGGCCCGAGGACGGCGACGTGGACATGCCGGTCGGCGACCACATGGCCCTCGCGCTGACCGGCCGGGTGCTGCCCGCCTCCGACCGCCGGGTGCTGGCCGCCTTCGCCGCCCAGGCCGCCGTCGTACTGGACCGCAGGCGCCTGCGCGAGGAGGCCGACCAGGCCCGCGCGCTCGCCGAGGGCAACCGCATCCGTACGGCCCTGCTGGCGGCCGTGAGCCACGATCTGCGGACCCCGCTGGCCGGCATCAAGGCGGCCGTCTCCTCCCTGCGCTCCGACGACGTGGCGTGGTCCGAGGAGGACCAGGCCGAGCTGCTGGAGGGCATCGAGGACGGCGCCGACCGGCTCGACCACCTCGTGGGCAACCTGCTCGACATGTCCCGCCTCCAGACCGGCACGGTCACGCCGATCATCCGCGAGATCGACCTCGACGAGGTGGTCCCGATGGCGCTGGGCGGGGTGCCGGAAGGCAGCGCCGAACTCGACATCCCGGAGACGCTGCCCATGGTGGCCGTCGACCCCGGGCTCCTGGAGCGGGCGGTGGCCAACCTGGTCGAGAACGCGGTCAAGTACAGCCCGCCCGGCGAAACCGTCCTGGTGTCCGCCAGCGCCATCGCCGACCGCGTCGAGGTACGGGTGGTCGACCGCGGCCCGGGCGTCCCCGACGCGGCCAAGGACCGCATCTTCGAGCCCTTCCAGCGCTACGGCGACGCCCCGCGCGGCGCCGGAGTGGGGCTCGGCCTCGCCGTGGCGCGCGGCTTCACCGAGGCGATGGCCGGCACCCTGAACGCCGAGGACACGCCCGGCGGAGGCCTCACCATGGTCCTCACCCTGCGGGCGGCGAAAGGCGTCGTAGAGGACGTGTATGACGTGCGTGACGTGCGTGATGTGAAAGACGTGCAACCGGAAAGGCAGGCCTCATGACCAGGGTCCTCGTGGTCGAGGATGAGCCGCAGATCGTGCGGGCCCTCGTGATCAACCTCAAGGCGCGGAAGTACGAGGTCGACGCGGCCGCCGACGGCAAGACCGCCCTCGACCTCGCCGCCTCCCGTCACCCCGACGTGGTCGTGCTCGACCTGGGGCTGCCCGACATGGACGGCGTCGAGGTGATCCGGGGGCTGCGCGGCTGGACCCGGGTGCCGATCCTGGTGCTGTCCGCGCGGCACTCCTCCGACGAGAAGGTCGAGGCACTGGACGCGGGTGCGGACGACTACGTCACCAAGCCCTTCGGCATGGACGAGCTGCTGGCCCGGCTGCGGGCCGCCGTGCGCCGGGCCGAGCCCACCGGGGGCGGCGAGGACGACGTCCTGGTCGAGACCGAGGAGTTCACCGTCGACCTGGCCGCCAAGAAGGTGCAGCGGGACGGGCGGGACGTACGGCTGACCCCCACGGAGTGGCATCTGCTGGAGGTGCTCGTGCGCAACACCGGGCGGCTGGTCAGCCAGAAGCAGCTCCTCCAGGAGGTGTGGGGGCCGTCGTACGGGACCGAGACGAACTACCTCCGCGTGTACATGGCGCAGCTTCGGCGCAAGCTGGAGACGGACCCCGCGCATCCGAAGCACTTCATCACGGAACCGGGTATGGGATACCGGTTCGAGCGCTAGGCGCATCGACCGCGCGGCCGCGGGTACGTGGCTGTCGGTGGACCCCGGTACGCTTCAGATATGAGCGCTGTTCCTCGTTCCGAAAAGCCGGCGGGCCGGTTCCGGCGCATGCTCGACCGGCTCTCCACCTCGCAGGAGGACCTGGAGTCGGAGGAGTTGCGTGAGGACGCCGAGACCGAGGGCTGTGTCCGGATCGGCGACTGCCACGACCGGCAGATCGTGACGGTTACTGGTACCTTGCGCACGGTCACGCTGCGCCCCCGGGCCGGTGTTCCGGCCCTGGAGGCCGAGCTGTTCGACGGCTCCGCCGCCCTGGACGTGGTGTGGCTCGGCAGGCGCTCCATCGTGGGGATAGAACCGGGGCGCAAGCTGATCGCGTCCGGCCGGATCTCGATGAGCAGGGGCCGCCGGGTGCTCTTCAACCCGAAATACGAACTGAAACCCCTCGGACGGGAGTAGCCGGTGACGTCGCTCGACAAGCCGACCGCGGACACCGTGGACGCCGAAGACAGCGAGCAGGATGTCCGGGCGGTGACCGAGGCGGCCCTCTTCGAGGCGTTCGGCGGGCTGCGCGGCATGATCGAAACGGTCCTGCCCGGCCTCCTCTTCGTCAGCATCTTCACCATCAACAAGAACCTGCACTGGTCGGCGATCGCCGCGCTGGCGCTGGCGCTGGCGCTGGTCGTGGTCCGTCTGGTGAGCCGGGACACCGTCAAGCACGCCTTCAGCGGTGTCTTCGGCGTCGCCTTCGGTGTCGTCTTCGCGATGATGACCGGCAACGCCAAGAACTTCTATCTCCCGGGCATGCTCTACACGTTGGGGCTCGCGCTCGCGTACATCATCACGACGCTCGCGGGCGTACCGCTGATCGGCCTGATCCTCGGCCCGGTCTTCAAGGAGAACCTCTCCTGGCGGACCCGCAACCCCGGCCGCAAGAAGGCCTACGCGAAGGCCAGTTGGGCCTGGGGCCTGATCCTGCTCGCCAAGTGCGCGATCCTTTTCCCGCTCTACTGGTGGGCCAACACCGCCCAACTCGGCTGGGTCCTGGTCGCGTTGAAGATCCCGCCCTTCCTCCTCGCCGTCTGGCTCACCTGGGTCTTCCTCGCGAAGGCGCCCGCGCCGATCGACGTGTTCGCGGAGATGGAGGCGGAGGAGCAGGCCGAGAAGGAACGGAAGGCTGCCGCCGAGGCCTCCGGCGAGGTCGGTGCGCGACACCGGCGTGATGGGTGACCGTTCGTCGCGGTGTGCGTCCCCTGGGGGCTCTGCCCCCAGACCCCCGGGACCTATGCCCACCCACCACCTGTTTACCGCCAGTTGAGAAGTGAACGTTGAAAGGGCGCCCTGAGATCTCAGGGCGCCCTTCCTCGTCGTAGACGTACAACCGATCAGCTCGCCGCGTCCTCCCGGCGTACCGACAGCAGATCCTCCAACTGCTCCTCGCGTGCCTGAGCCGCCACGAACAGCAGCTCGTCGCCCGCCTCGAGGGAGTCCTCGCGGGACGGGGTCAGCACACGGGTGCCGCGGATGATCGTGACCAGGGACGTGTCCTCGGGCCACTCCACGTCGCCGACCTGGGTGCCCGCGAGGGCGGACTCCTCGGGGAGGGTCAGCTCCACGAGGTTGGCGTCGCCGTGACTGAAGCGGAGCAGGCGGACGAGGTCGCCGACCGACACCGCCTCCTCGACCAGGGCCGACATCAGACGGGGGGTGGAGACGGCCACGTCGACGCCCCAGGACTCGTTGAAGAGCCATTCGTTCTTGGGGTTGTTGACGCGGGCGACGACGCGCGGGACGCCGTACTCCGTCTTCGCGAGGAGGGAGACGACGAGGTTGACCTTGTCGTCGCCCGTCGCGGCGATCACGACGTTGCAGCGCTGGAGCGCCGCCTCGTCCAGGGACGTGATCTCGCAGGCGTCGGCCAGCAGCCACTCCGCCTGGGGGACCCGCTCGACCGAGATCGCGGTCGGGGCCTTGTCGATGAGAAGGATCTCGTGACCGTTCTCCAACAGCTCACCGGCGATCGAACGTCCGACCGCGCCGGCTCCGGCAATGGCGACCCTCATCAGTGACCGCCCTCCTCTTCGGGACCCTTGGCGAACGCCGCCTCGACCTTGTCGACCTCGTCCGTCCGCATCATCACGTGCACGAGGTCGCCCTCCTGCAACACGGTCTGCGAAGAGGGCAGCATCGCCTCGCCGAGACGGGTGAGGAACGCCACGCGGACGCCCGTCTCCTCCTGCAGCTTGCTGATCCGCTGGCCGACCCAGGCCGCCGAGGCGTGCACCTCGGCGAGTTGGACACCGCCGGTGGGGTCCCGCCACAGCGGCTCCGCGCCCGAGGGCAGCAGCCGGCGCAGCATCTGGTCGGCGGTCCAGCGGACCGTGGCGACGGTGGGGATGCCCAGGCGCTGGTAGACCTCGGCACGGCGGGGGTCGTAGATACGGGCCGCGACGTTCTCGACGCCGAACATCTCGCGGGCCACCCGCGCGGAGATGATGTTCGAGTTGTCACCGCTGGAGACGGCCGCGAACGCGCCCGCCTCCTCGATGCCCGCTTCGCGCAGCGTGTCCTGGTCGAAGCCGACCCCGGTGACCCGGCGGCCGCCGAATCCCGGGCCCAGCCGACGGAAGGCGGTGGGGTCCCGGTCGATCACGGCGACCGT from Streptomyces sp. NBC_01478 includes the following:
- a CDS encoding DUF3710 domain-containing protein; this translates as MFGRRKKGTAAEDAASEAEQVVDDVDTGADEAAVERVKLEPEPRPDGPWDDSEIGDPAEGRVDLGGLFVPGVDGMELRVEVAGDAIVAATVVLKDSAIQLQAFAAPKREGIWGEVREEIASGITQQGGIVDEVEGPLGWELRAQVPVQLPDGTGGFQVVRFVGVDGSRWFLRGVISGQGAVQPQAAGLLEQIFRDTVVVRGEGPMAPRDPIVLKLPNDAQMVPEGVQQEEAGSRFSGGMGQLQRGPEITEVR
- a CDS encoding alginate lyase family protein, with the translated sequence MRRAALLSVVTALVLGFFAQPGTTAQAAPATFVHPGVDVSRSQLDFARTEVLAGAQPWKGAYDQMMASSYAGLTRTPKPRAVVECGSYSNPNYGCTDEREDAIAAYTDALAWYITKDARYAQKAIEIMDAWSATITSHTNSNAPLQTGWAGSSWPKAAEIIKYTYTGTWTNSARFATMLRNVYLPEIINGSNSNGNWELTMMDAAVGISVFLEDKTSYDKAMALFRTRTAAYIYLASDGSVPKTVPSQNLNTTAKIVSYWQGQSTFVTGLTQETCRDFTHTGYGLSSISHVAETSRIQGTDLYGTDVGERLRQALGFQAKYQLGTAVPSWLCGGSLTLGLGPVTEVGYNALHNRLGIAMTNTQTLTLNNRPAGSNNLFVAWETLTHGDNPN
- a CDS encoding sensor histidine kinase; this encodes MGRGKLRIYLGAAPGVGKTYAMLSEAHRRVERGTDCVVAFVEHHDRARTEVMLHGLEQVPRVELAYRGTVFTEMDVDAVLRRAPAVALVDELAHTNIPGSRNTKRWQDIEELLAAGIDVVSTVNIQHLESLGDVVESITGVRQQETVPDEVVRRADQIELVDMSPQALRRRMAHGNIYKPDKVDAALSNYFRPGNLTALRELALLWVADRVDEYLQEYRSEHQVSAIWGSRERIVVGLTGGPEGRTLIRRAARLAEKGAGGEVLAVYISRSDGLTSASPKELALQRTLAEDLGGTFHHVVGDDIPAALLDFARGVNATQIVLGSSRRKTWQYVFGPGVGATVARESGPDLDVHIVTHEEVAKGRGLPVSRGARLGRARIVSGWLVGVVGPVGLAFLLNAIHLGLANDMLLFLSLTVAAALLGGLLPALVSAALGSFLLNYYYTPPLHRLTIADPKNIVAIAIFVGVAVSVASVVDLAARRTQQAARLRAESEILSFLAGSVLRGETSLEALLERVRETFGMESVALLERQSDVDPWTCAGRVGVGVPLERPEDGDVDMPVGDHMALALTGRVLPASDRRVLAAFAAQAAVVLDRRRLREEADQARALAEGNRIRTALLAAVSHDLRTPLAGIKAAVSSLRSDDVAWSEEDQAELLEGIEDGADRLDHLVGNLLDMSRLQTGTVTPIIREIDLDEVVPMALGGVPEGSAELDIPETLPMVAVDPGLLERAVANLVENAVKYSPPGETVLVSASAIADRVEVRVVDRGPGVPDAAKDRIFEPFQRYGDAPRGAGVGLGLAVARGFTEAMAGTLNAEDTPGGGLTMVLTLRAAKGVVEDVYDVRDVRDVKDVQPERQAS
- a CDS encoding response regulator, whose translation is MTRVLVVEDEPQIVRALVINLKARKYEVDAAADGKTALDLAASRHPDVVVLDLGLPDMDGVEVIRGLRGWTRVPILVLSARHSSDEKVEALDAGADDYVTKPFGMDELLARLRAAVRRAEPTGGGEDDVLVETEEFTVDLAAKKVQRDGRDVRLTPTEWHLLEVLVRNTGRLVSQKQLLQEVWGPSYGTETNYLRVYMAQLRRKLETDPAHPKHFITEPGMGYRFER
- a CDS encoding OB-fold nucleic acid binding domain-containing protein; the encoded protein is MSAVPRSEKPAGRFRRMLDRLSTSQEDLESEELREDAETEGCVRIGDCHDRQIVTVTGTLRTVTLRPRAGVPALEAELFDGSAALDVVWLGRRSIVGIEPGRKLIASGRISMSRGRRVLFNPKYELKPLGRE
- a CDS encoding DUF3159 domain-containing protein — encoded protein: MTSLDKPTADTVDAEDSEQDVRAVTEAALFEAFGGLRGMIETVLPGLLFVSIFTINKNLHWSAIAALALALALVVVRLVSRDTVKHAFSGVFGVAFGVVFAMMTGNAKNFYLPGMLYTLGLALAYIITTLAGVPLIGLILGPVFKENLSWRTRNPGRKKAYAKASWAWGLILLAKCAILFPLYWWANTAQLGWVLVALKIPPFLLAVWLTWVFLAKAPAPIDVFAEMEAEEQAEKERKAAAEASGEVGARHRRDG
- a CDS encoding potassium channel family protein, with product MRVAIAGAGAVGRSIAGELLENGHEILLIDKAPTAISVERVPQAEWLLADACEITSLDEAALQRCNVVIAATGDDKVNLVVSLLAKTEYGVPRVVARVNNPKNEWLFNESWGVDVAVSTPRLMSALVEEAVSVGDLVRLLRFSHGDANLVELTLPEESALAGTQVGDVEWPEDTSLVTIIRGTRVLTPSREDSLEAGDELLFVAAQAREEQLEDLLSVRREDAAS
- a CDS encoding potassium channel family protein, with the protein product MHIVIMGCGRVGSALAQTLEQQGHTVAVIDRDPTAFRRLGPGFGGRRVTGVGFDQDTLREAGIEEAGAFAAVSSGDNSNIISARVAREMFGVENVAARIYDPRRAEVYQRLGIPTVATVRWTADQMLRRLLPSGAEPLWRDPTGGVQLAEVHASAAWVGQRISKLQEETGVRVAFLTRLGEAMLPSSQTVLQEGDLVHVMMRTDEVDKVEAAFAKGPEEEGGH